In the Pseudomonas sp. ADAK2 genome, one interval contains:
- a CDS encoding hydroxymethylglutaryl-CoA lyase codes for MSLPTHVRLIEVGPRDGLQNEAQPISVADKVRLVDALSAAGLGYIEVGSFVSPKWVPQMAGSAEVFAQIQRKPGVTYGALAPNLRGFEDAIAAGVKEVAVFAAASEAFSQRNINCSISESLARFVPIMDAAKQHGVSVRGYVSCVLGCPYEGHVAPEQVALVARELYAMGCYEVSLGDTIGTGTAGATRTMFEVVSKEVPRDKLAGHFHDTYGQAMANIYASLLEGIAVFDSSIAGLGGCPYAKGASGNVATEDVVYLLNGLGIQTGIDLDALILAGQQICTVLGRPTGSRVAKARSAQ; via the coding sequence ATGTCCCTCCCCACCCACGTACGCTTGATCGAAGTCGGCCCCCGCGACGGTCTGCAAAACGAAGCCCAGCCCATCAGCGTCGCGGACAAGGTGCGGCTGGTCGATGCCTTGAGCGCCGCCGGCCTGGGCTATATAGAAGTCGGCAGTTTCGTCTCGCCCAAGTGGGTGCCGCAAATGGCGGGTTCCGCCGAGGTCTTCGCGCAGATCCAGCGCAAGCCCGGCGTGACTTACGGCGCCCTGGCGCCGAACCTGCGTGGGTTCGAGGACGCGATCGCCGCCGGGGTCAAGGAAGTCGCGGTGTTCGCCGCCGCCTCCGAAGCGTTTTCCCAGCGCAACATCAACTGCTCGATCAGCGAAAGCCTGGCGCGGTTCGTGCCGATCATGGACGCGGCCAAGCAACATGGCGTGAGCGTGCGCGGTTACGTGTCGTGCGTGTTGGGTTGCCCTTACGAAGGTCACGTCGCGCCGGAGCAAGTCGCCCTGGTCGCCCGAGAGTTGTATGCGATGGGCTGCTACGAGGTGTCCCTGGGCGACACCATCGGCACCGGCACTGCTGGCGCGACCCGCACGATGTTTGAAGTGGTTTCAAAAGAGGTGCCGCGAGACAAACTGGCCGGGCATTTCCACGACACCTACGGCCAGGCCATGGCCAATATCTACGCCAGCCTGCTGGAAGGCATCGCGGTGTTCGACAGCTCTATCGCCGGCCTCGGCGGCTGCCCATACGCCAAGGGCGCCAGCGGTAACGTTGCCACCGAAGACGTGGTGTACCTGCTCAATGGCCTGGGTATCCAGACCGGAATCGACCTGGACGCCTTGATTCTCGCGGGCCAACAGATTTGCACGGTACTGGGGCGCCCGACCGGTTCGCGCGTGGCCAAGGCGCGCAGCGCCCAGTAA
- a CDS encoding LysR family transcriptional regulator yields MNLSKVDLNLFIVFDAIYTEANLTRAGQIVGITQPAVSNALARLRETFNDPLFVRTAQGMVPTPMAQNIIGPVRNALSLLRVSVQESRIFNPLQAVKTYRISMTDLTEAVILPPLFQRLRRLAPAVIIESFLSKRRETTKELAAGRLDFAVDAPLNTDPQVRHVKLMEDRYVCAMRKGHPLAGKEKFSLDDYLSLTHIHISSRRSGLGHVDLALGKMGIQRKIALRSQHYLMASQVLQQTDMVMTVPERFARRHDLHAFNLPVNDVPPVETHLYWHESTDQDPANRWMREQMIELCQQVTAHEKKLDKA; encoded by the coding sequence ATGAATCTGAGCAAGGTCGACCTCAACCTTTTCATCGTCTTCGACGCGATCTACACCGAAGCCAACCTGACCCGCGCCGGGCAGATTGTCGGCATTACCCAGCCTGCGGTCTCGAACGCTCTGGCCCGCCTGCGCGAGACCTTCAACGACCCTTTGTTCGTACGCACCGCCCAGGGCATGGTGCCGACGCCGATGGCCCAGAACATCATCGGCCCGGTGCGCAACGCTCTTTCCTTGCTGCGGGTGTCGGTGCAGGAAAGCCGCATCTTCAACCCGTTGCAAGCGGTCAAGACCTACCGCATCAGCATGACCGACCTCACCGAGGCGGTGATCCTGCCGCCGCTGTTCCAGCGCCTGCGCCGCCTCGCGCCGGCGGTGATTATCGAAAGTTTCCTGTCCAAGCGCCGCGAAACCACCAAGGAACTGGCGGCCGGGCGCCTGGATTTTGCCGTGGATGCGCCGCTCAACACCGACCCGCAAGTGCGCCACGTCAAGTTGATGGAAGACCGTTACGTGTGCGCCATGCGCAAGGGCCATCCGCTGGCGGGCAAGGAGAAATTCAGCCTCGATGATTACCTGTCCCTGACCCATATCCATATTTCCAGCCGCCGCAGTGGCCTGGGGCATGTTGACCTCGCGTTGGGGAAAATGGGGATTCAGCGCAAGATCGCCCTGCGTTCCCAGCATTACTTGATGGCGTCCCAGGTGTTGCAGCAGACCGACATGGTCATGACCGTGCCGGAGCGTTTTGCCCGTCGGCATGACCTGCACGCGTTCAACCTGCCGGTCAACGACGTGCCGCCGGTGGAAACCCACCTCTACTGGCACGAAAGCACCGACCAGGACCCGGCCAACCGCTGGATGCGCGAGCAGATGATCGAGTTGTGCCAGCAGGTAACGGCGCATGAGAAGAAGCTCGATAAAGCGTAG
- a CDS encoding MerR family transcriptional regulator has protein sequence MSSQTYSISDLARELDITTRAIRFYEEQGLLSPERRGQERIYSPRDKVSLKLILRGKRIGFSLAECRELIELYDPTGGNQKQLQTMLTKIAERRDQLEQQMLDIEQMKLELDTAQERCTQALEQTIKSQQPVQ, from the coding sequence ATGAGCAGCCAGACCTACAGCATTTCCGACCTCGCCCGCGAGCTCGACATCACCACCCGGGCCATCCGCTTTTATGAAGAGCAAGGCCTGCTCAGCCCCGAGCGCCGAGGCCAGGAACGCATCTATTCGCCCCGGGACAAGGTCAGCCTGAAACTGATCCTGCGGGGCAAGCGCATCGGTTTTTCCCTGGCCGAATGCCGCGAGCTGATCGAACTCTACGACCCCACCGGCGGTAATCAAAAACAGCTGCAAACCATGCTGACCAAAATCGCCGAACGTCGTGATCAGTTGGAGCAGCAGATGCTCGACATCGAACAGATGAAGCTGGAACTGGACACCGCGCAAGAGCGCTGCACCCAGGCGCTGGAACAGACGATCAAAAGCCAGCAACCGGTTCAATAA